ACCTTGTTTGGGGTTTTTTGTATACGATTGCTTCACTTGTCAACGGAAGTATAAGTGTCGAAGTTGAGAGGGGTCCTAATGCCCAACCAGAAAAGGGCAAGGCTGTACCTTATGGTTTTCTGGTTGTTGCTTGTTGCATATGCTTTTATTGTAGCCTTTCTTTCGTGCTAGAAACTTCTGCATATGCGGTAGAAATGGCTTTTTACTCTTATACATTATCTGGAATGCTGGCGTCTCTCTTTGCTCTCCTATCTTTGCTTTAGATGTTCTTGTCAAAATATCTTAAGCTACTTCGTCAAGCAAGAAATTTACCACTTGCAACATAAATCCTGTGCATTGTGTTAATGTATGGAATACTTGAGTAGTGAATTTATGGCCCACATAGTTGTGCTTAAAATCTTCAGTGAATATGTGAGTTAACATCTCATGGATCTGTGTACATGCGCAGCACAAATAAAACAGGCGATCCTTAATGGCGTCTCTCTTGAAGATGATAAAAGAGATCAATTTAACAAAATTGAACAGGTATGGTTTCATGTTTATCAATATGAATGAGAAAACATTTGCATCATTTCATGTGCTATTTTGAGAGTTCTCTGTGTCCATCGTACTTTGAGACTAGTTTTCCCTTGTTCATGTGATGCTCTGGTTTTCCCCTCAAAGGTAGTATACGACATACTGACACAACTGAACTGCTTGCGTCATCCATCAAAGATCATATTTGGAAGTGTGGGGAGTGTTTTCTTTGGATTGAGAAAGGAATGGTCCGTCCGACCCAGCAAAGAAATCCTCATTTCTCCTACCTTCTTGATGACTGTGCTGCACTAATAAATACGTGTCTATCCCAACTTGTCATATTTCAAAGAAAGTTGTCAGTCTTAGAGGCCTTGGATGAACTCCGTGCAAATTATGTGATGTTAATGTCATGAGTGGAAACTGGAAAGCCTCTTAAGATAAGGGAGGTCCTATGAGTTTTGTTAGATTATACCAAATTTATAAGAAACCTCAACATTGCTCATTGAGGAACAATGAATTCTAATCAGAAGCAAATCATTATTGATTTGCAATTCTAATCAGAAGCAAACACTGGGGATATGGATAtctctcccttttttctttGCTTCTTCCAAGGGAAATGAAAATCTCTTTTATCTTGGGGTAAAGTTCTAGAGATGGAtattattggaattgaaataaTTCCTTGGACCAATTAAAAATTGTTGACTATGGGAATTTGTTTCTTCCTctgctttgtttttgtttgccCATTGCTTGCCTTTCACTATGAACTGATTTGTAGGAGTTGGCGAGACTATCTCAAAAATTTGAGGAGAATGTTTTGGATGCTacaaagaaatttgaaaaattaattgtagATAAGCAAGAGGTTGAAGGACTGCCAGCGACTGCTCTAGGAATGGCTGCACAAACAGCTTTATCGAAGGTATTTGGAATTGATACCTAAGATACGTATTTTCTTCTTACTGCTCTGCTTCATTTGGCTGCATTTCTGTCCATAATATCTTCATGTGTCTATCCGTTATGCAGGGCCATGAAAATGCTACAGCTGAAAATGGGCCGTGGTTGATTACATTGGATGCTCCAAGTTTCATGGCTGTGATGCAACATGCTCGAAACCGAGCTCTGCGTGAGGAAGTCTATCGTGCTTATGTAAGCCGTGCTTCTAGTGGAGATCTAGACAATACCTCAATTATTGACCAAATTTTGAAGCTTAGGTTGGAAAAGGCTAAGCTTCTTGGCTACGAGAATTATGCTGAGGTATGACTTATGATTTTGATAGGCATGCGTCTTTGTCGTAGACTGACAGCAGTATTATCAGGTAAGCATGGCTACGAAAATGGCAACCGTTGACAAAGCTGAAGAGCTCCTAGAAAAGCTTCGAAGTGCTTCTTGGAATGCTGCAGTCCAAGGTATATTTTCTGGAGTATTTCATGACGATACTCCTTTTACATTTTACATGACATAATTAAAATCCTTGAAGGGTTAAATTGAATTTCCTAGGAGAGTTTCGTTTGCTCCAACGACAAATATTCATTTGTTGGGTAGAAAGTTTTGGAACCTGATCTTATCTTAATCATTCTTAGATATGGAGGACATAAAACAATTTTGCCAAACTCAAGCTGCCCCAGAAGCAAATGATTTGAACCATTGGGACATCAACTTCTGGAGTGAGAGGCTTCGTGAGTCAAGATATGATATAAATGAGGTATGGGtccgtcctctctctctctcaaatgcccaaagtattttgttgttgttgtcacTGTTTTATTGTCACTGCTATTATTCTCATTGTCACTGTTGTGtttgcttgattttgctttgaatTCAATTCAAGCACATGTAATATGTTATGGAATCAAGGATCTGAGTGAGAACTTGAGTGAAACCCTTACTCTCTCATATTCTTTTGGAATATACGACCTTGTTCTTTGAATTTAGTGAATTTCTAGTGAGGAAGATATGAAATACTATACTGCGTTCATAGGGACGCTGACATTTGTCATGCTCAATTTGTATCTAGATGACTATTATATAGAGATTCTTAAATTAGGTAGCAGAAGGAATCGTTGTCGTAGAGAAGAACCATGGGTGGTTTTGGTCACTCACCGAGCTCCTTTCTTCTATTACCATTGTAGGAATTGTTGACTGACCCTAGGTTGCATAATTACTTTTTGTGACAACAATtggaaaactatttttgaagggaaagggaaaaggTACAAGAGATTTGGACGACAAGAAAAGTCCACCATAAGAAGTGCAAAAGAGAACATGCAGTCACGCAATGCATCATGGTCCTGGGTAAAGTAGAATGATCATATATTCCTATATGTCAGACTCTTATTTAGCAAAACTTATGTAGCACTATTTATTCTTGAATCCCAGTAGAGGTGCAATTAATATGATTTCCTGCATGACACTTGAAATGGGCAATTGTTCCTACCCAGGTACATGCTAGTGCGTATTGGAGTGTCCTCACCATTATATAAACTCCCAGATTTTCATGTGATACAACCACTGCCACTGCCACTGCCACCAACACACTATTCCTGTCAAATATTGTCAAAAGGATAATAATTTGTTTGTGAGAATGACAAGCCAAGAATCCGACTATGGGAGCCAATATAGATCAGCCACAAGAGAAGAAAGTTTCCGCCCATATCTGAGAAATAGAATTAACGAATTTAAGCAAAAATCGTTTTGAGGTCTTTTCTTCAAGCCAAAGTTGTGTTTTGAATGCATGATCTGAAAACTAGGGTTCAGGAAGTAACTTTAAAAGTGCTTGTGTTTAGGAAATGTCAAATATGCTTCTAAGTGGGGATGAAAAATTTAACCGGACAACCGACCTGACCGCTCGTCTTTTAGTAAATTCGGTCGGTTTTAACAGAGCATTGCTTCGGTTCAGTTTcagatttaaaaataaataaattaaactttGGTTCAGTTTCGGTTTGTTGAGGAGAATCACCGAATGGGACCGAACCAAACCAATGTTAGCACTTTCACGTGTTATACTCGGATTAGATCTCAACCGTTTTTTCTATATGAAATCCATCCTTAGTAAAATCAAAGCATAAAAACCCTATTTCCTTTGCACCTCCCCGACCTTCGTTCTCTCTGTCAACGGAAAACCCATCTCTCATCTTCTCATTCAcctgccttctctctctctctctctctcacacacacacacacaaacacaaatataCATCCAACACAGCACCTAGATACAAAGTCCGCCTGCAATATGTGAAACCCAGAACCTCCgctctgggaaaaaaaaaacgcagtTTGTGGTTTCTATGGCGATGGTCAGTGCTGTGGTGTGCGTTGTGACTGGTATTGGTTTTATTGCACTCTTTCATCTTGTTAAGATCCCATCCCATCTCATACGATTACTCTAGAACTGTGAAAGAGCTCATCCACACCGACGTAACTGACCGAACCAAACCGATGAGTTTCTACACCGAAGCACACGGTTTTTGCTACCTGTCGGTCGGTAGCGGTTCCTGAATTTCTTAAACCGACTGGTTCGGTTCATTTTAAAAAACGGCAAAAAATTGACTAAACCAATATCATCCCTACTTCTAACTGTGTGTAGGTAAACAACTGTCTCGTCAAACTAGCTGCTTGAAGTTTTCCAGTCAAGGCAATAGTTCATTAGTAacttaaggattttttttttctgtattcCAAGTTTGTAATGTTGGGCATTTTGAAGTTGTCACTGGATATATGCTTTGACTTTGACATGTGCCATTGGACCAGCATATGCCAACAGTGTTACTTTTCTGTGCATGGCCTTTGTTCCTTATGAGTTTTGAAGCTGCTGTTTCTCTTCTAATATATCTTGCTAGCTGTTTACTTTGGATCTTAACTGTGTGTACAGTTGTCACTTTGAATCTTACTTGTGTGAGCAACTCTTGTTTATCAGTTTTAGCATGTAACTCTTTGGAGTGATTGACGTGTTGGACAACTGCTAGTGGATGGCCTTGGCTATAATGTGTTACTAGCGTTTAAGTTTTTAGCTTTATTTGCTTAAATATCAGGCATGCACAGTACTGCTTTTCATCCTTGAATATAAGAGCTCTTAATGTTACTGCTGATTTTCTGGTTATGTAGGAAGAATTACGCCCGTATTTCTCATTGCCTAAAGTTATGGATGGCCTTTTCAGCCTAGCAAAGATGCTTTTTGGGATTGTTGTTGAACCAGCAGATGGTTTAGCTTCGGTAATATgtttcactttctttctttattttggttGCTGGTTTGTGATATAGATGTTAGTCCATGTTCTGATTTTATGATAGTCCACTTTTTAGGTTTGGAACAAGGATGTGAAATTCTACAGCGTGAAAGATTCTTCCGGCAGTCCAATTGCATACTTCTACTTTGATCCATTTTCCCGTCCCTCTGAAAAACGTGGTGGTGCATGGATGGATGAGGTTGTTGCTCGTAGTCGTGTATTTTCACGAGATGGTGCCTCTCCTAGGTTGCCCATTGCTCACATGGTGTGCAATCAAATGCCTCCAGTGGGGGACAAACCAAGCCTGATGACATTCCGTGAGGTACACCTATCTTTTAGCTCCAGTTGctgatattttctaaaatagcTAGATGCTGAAATGACCTGTTCCACCTGGACTAGCAGCGAGCAATAGCTCAAGCTGTTTAGAACAAGTCTTGTCAAAGGTCCCAATCAGGGGTTCTTTGACTAGTAGTGGTCAAACTATAGCAACCAATTCAGGTGCCACTTCAAGCTGATCTTCTACCTCCTGATTGTCTTCAAATCTTGAATTTTGCTCTAGGTGATGTGGATCATATACAGTTTTATGCTGCATGTGCTGAATATTAGTTTGAATGTAGACACTGTTTATTTGATTAGCAATTGTAGTTTGTTGGTTGCAGCAAGCTAGAAGTGGTATATTGAAAATTGTccccataaaattgaaggaaacGGGTCTTGGGCAGCCCTATTTGATAAATGGAATGGATCCGGATCCTATGTGAATACTGGATCCTGGAAATTGCCTTCCATTAATTGCATGCCTTCAGCcagtattcttttttttttttttttcttttgtgaacagccagtattcattACCTTGCTATGTCAGCCTGCATAAAATCAAATCCATTTGGATTCCAATCTCTACACGGCGCTAACATTTAAATACATTTTACTAGTCATTTTATCTTTGCTTATCCATTTTCACAATGTCTATATCGATATATGATTACATAAATGACAAGTAAAATGCACTTGCTGGAGTCAAATGATGAAGCTCCTTTTAGAATGATTCACAACTTATTTGAAGGGGTCGGATAAGATATTTGATATGTTGAATGAAACAAGTTAAACAACTATCTTTCTGATCGGCTTATTAAAACATCTCCATCTTTTTAATCCGACTAGGATCTTAAAAACTTTATGCCTTGTACTGTAGTGAGccattactttattttttgtaatgatcAATTGCTGATGTTATTTGCAGGTAGAGACAGTTTTCCACGAGTTTGGTCATGCACTGCAGCATATGCTGACAAAGCAGGATGAGGGTCTTGTTGCTGGTATACGAGGCATAGAGTGGGATGCTGTTGAATTACCCTCTCAATTCATGGAAAATTGGTGTTATCATAGGTAATGTTGCTTCACTACATTCTCATCTTAAAATATTGGTGCTGTCATTTGGCTGGAGGATGTATTATCAAGGTcttagcacaaaaaaaaataccgtgCAACATACAGAAAGATGTTACCTCCCTAGATGTCATGTCTTATCTTACTCCGGTCTTAAACAGACTATCTCAAAATGTGGGCTATAGTATCAGGCCTGGCCGCCTAAGGACCTCAATTTTGGGCTCAAAATTAGGGCCCCACTTAAATGAAAAAGTTGTTATATATTTCTTATGTCAATTCATTTTCAATGTCGTGCTCTGGTTCAGTTGATTAATTGTGTGCCTTTTCCTGCGAGTGGTTCAAGTTCGATACATCTTaaagctattttttttcttaatagtGCTAAAATATTTGTGGCTGCTAGGTTTCAAGCTTtagcaaaatggaaaatgttgTGCAAGTACCTTATCGGCTTAGCCACTATGACAATTTTTTAATTGTCTGATTAACAagcaaaacacacacacatacattcatatctatctatatctatctatctaccCATaaccccaatgattggggactagatgggttatgttatgttatgtTTTATCTATCTATATCAAAAATCTTATATAAAAACACATCCACACtttgttaaatttattttctcaCCGTTGTAGCTTAgattgtattttgaattttttcagaCACTTGATTAGCTTAAAAATATGTACTTTTTTTCAAATGACTtataatgatattttttaatttctatatgGAAAACATAAAAGGGCCCCATATTTCAAATTTGCCTAGGGCCCCAAAACGTATAGGGCCAGCCCTGTTTTGTATGAAtcctttttttctaaattttcttACCAATTGCTGTAGGGATACTTTGATGAGCATAGCAAAGCACTATGAAACTGGAGAGACTCTCCCTGAAGACGTATATAGGAAGCTCCTTGCAGCTCGAACATTTCGTGCTGGGTCGCTAAGTCTTCGTCAGGTAACAtgttgcttcttctttttatttttatcttttttctgCATTGTGTTTCTGGTGTAGCATTCTTCGTTCATATTATCAGTGTTGAGTTTGAATTTTGTTAAGCATATGTTGGTTTTACAAGTTTTATCTACCTGTCTCTATGGGATGATGGTATACAACCTACAAATTCATCATAGAAACAAGTTACACAAGGTAAAAATTAGGAGCTACTGTGCTAAATCAAGTTTAATCTTCTGCTTTCTCTTTTGTTCTAGTGCAGTACTTCTAATTGTGTtgcatctttttcctttttggataaGAAGAATTTATTCCATTCTCCTGAAGTAAACTGTCATTAGTGCATAATACTTTGCTGGGATAGATATTATGAAGGGTAAATTATaattaaccccctcaaactatgTCTTGCAGACACTTTACCCCCTTTAACTATTTTTTGGACATTTAACCCCCTCTGACTTATAGAAATGCTTCTTTCGTTTCCATTCTGTTACaatttggatggaaaaggtCACATGACCTCTAAATCTGGAAATTTGAGACCTTATTACCCTTTGCAccagatatatacatatacaacATCATCGTTATCTTCtaccagctctctctctctctctctctctctctctctctctctctctctctctctctctctctctctctctctacgtctTTTGCTGTCACAGAGATCTCCTTCTTCAAGATCCTGCCCCGCTCCACCTCCGGCGGCTACAAGTGCGGCAAGTGCTCCACTCCGACAAGATCTGGACTGCCCGCTTCCGCGACCGCTGCGAGATCCGCCTCGAGGACCATACTGCAGCCACCTCCGGCGAGAACCTCTTCGCCGCCTGCTTCGTCTACCCCGGCCAGCGCGAGGCCCCCGTCAAGCCCGTGACGACGTCATCCGCCATGGGTTCAGAATGTCTTCAGAACGACGTCGTCTGCTATGGGTTCTGTCCGTCATCAACTTGCTGCAGTTCGGTGCCGGAGAATCGGAGATGCATGTGTATACATCTATAtatgtagagaaagagagagaaacgaaaggggggggtgggggggggggagcGATAGAGATTTTGGGTTCCTCTGTGAGACTGGGTGTgaagttggattttgagtgTGTATTATTAAATGGCTGTGATTTGGGGGATGTTGGTCTTCGAGacattcattttaatttttctctgTTTTCCTTGATTTTAGTGTGGCTGTTTTGCTGTGCTAAATAAGGGCTAAATGGTAACTCACATCCTCTCTGTTACGGAAGTTAGCCAATTCTACATTTCTAtaagttagagggggttaagtgtaaaaaaaaatagttaaaggGGGTAAAGTGTTCACGAGCCATAGTTGAGGGGGTTAATTATAATTTATCCTATTATGAACTCATGTCTCAGCACTTCAGTCTGAGAACTCTTTACTAGCTATTACTGTCATACCAATATCTTGACTACGGTGTGCTGATTTCAATTGGAAATTCATAGTGTGGTGTTGATGGTAACATCAGCATGCAGTAGTGAACTGGATTGCTCGGGGAAGATAATTATGCAAGATTGCAGTTTTAATGTTTGGAAATTTTTTATCACTGCTGGATGTACCATTCTAAACTTCTCCAATAACTCGAGATCTTAAATTTTCAAAGGCCTTGGAATCCACTACAGActactttttgtatttttttaatatctgCAGCAAGAGATGTCATTagcaagaaagaagaagtaCAAAGGAGGGCAAGAAATCCaccaaaaaagtaagaaaagatGGGAAACTAAATCATAATTACCTCTCACACCCCGCCCGCCAATTAGTAGTAACGAGGAACTATGGATATACCCTtgaaggaaggtggcagtaatAAATTATATCTTGTAAATCCTCTATCCTACTGTCGTATCTTCTAAATTCCCACCTTCCTATCCTACAAAATTACCTATCAAACCGCAATTTGTACATTCTCAAAGAACTGGAGTGCTTCTAGTGTGAACAGATTTGGCACTAGACGTTATTCGTTACTCACATAAAATCGTGATTTGCAAATATGTTTGGAGTTTGAGATATCTTTGTATACAACTATGGCTTAGGTTCTAACTTCATTCTTTAGTTGTTAATTATGCTTTCTGTTCTCATTTTTACTGTGGGGTAGGCTTATTAATTGTTCAGTAAAATTACTTATCAATGCATCAGTTGGTGGATCCAGAAATTGACCCTGGGTTCTGTTGTAGTCTCGTAAATTAGTATCCTTTTTTAAGATGCATTGCTTTGTTTGGAAGATGCTTTCAAAATCAACAGTCCTTGGATATGTGGCTGGAATTATTATTTCTTGTCATCTAGAATTTACAGCAAAGGGATTCATAAAACTTTGTTGGGTTTTGTAGTTGAGATTTGCATGTGTTGATTTGGAGTTGCATAGCAAGTATGTTCCTTGTGGATCAGAATCAATCTATGATGTTGATCAGAGAGTTAGTAAACGAACGCAATTGATCCCTCCACTGCAAGAGGACAGATTTCTTTGCAGTTTTAGCCATATATTTGCAGGTTTGCTCTTCCTAggaatttcattttgttctgttAGCTATACATCTTATTTTTCCTCCAAGCTGCTTATGTTGTTTCCTTATTCATTTGATCTTTCATAACGTACTGTTCCTCTCCGTTGTTTGCTGTTTCTATTGTCAGGTGGATATGCTGCTGGGTACTACAGTTACAAGGtacatgtctctctctctctctcgttaaaCTATCTTTCATTAgtctcattttttacttttctcattGATTTGTTGTTTGCTGtggttttttctcttttcttttccttttttccttgcTTACTGAGGTTGACATGTTATACCTGATGACCTCCCTTTGGTTGATATATGCATCGAGTTGAGGCTTTTATCTTTTTTATATGTTTTTACCATTTATGCACATTGCAGTGGGCAGAGGTGTTGTCTGCTGATGCTTTCTCAGCATTTGAGGATGCTGGATTAAATGACGAGAAGGTACGATGGTTGTTCATAATTGCCTTTATTTATCATGTTATTGCAAACAAAATCCTGTTCATTTATATGCAACTTATAACTGTTAAAGAGAGGGTTTTACTGACTCTAGTTTCCTGACAGTTTTTCTTTGTTCGGAACTTGTGTAATGAAAAAGCCATATTGACAATAAATTCTGCCAGGACTGATTGTTGTAGTCATAAGAATCTTCTGTAAAATCCAATTCATTTGTTTCTTGATGACTGGATTTCTGTGGAATGGAAGTATATTTCATGAATGATGTGTAAAGAGCAAGTTCTCATACTTTGTATAGGCTGTCAGAGAAACCGGGCACAGATTCCGGGAAACTATTCTTGCTCTTGGAGGTGGAAAAGCACCATTGGAGGTTAGACACGATGATTTTGCATTTTGGTCCTTTTATATTTCCTCAATAGTGGGATAAATGCTGCATGGCAcaagtagaagaaaaaaaagtctcGAGTAACAACCAAATGAAAACAATGGGTAAATGTTTTGAGAAAACAGTTTTCTGGAAAACTCATTCGGAAACAATCACCATATAGTTAACTTTGTTGTGTGATTTGTCCAGGTTTTTGTGAAATTCCGAGGGCGTGAACCATCTCCAGAGGCATTGCTGAGGCACAATGGGCTTCTGCCGGTCTCCACCTCTGCTTGAGACACGAATGATGAATGGCGAGGAAGTTGTTGTGAAAGGATCTGAAAGGAAATCGAAACGACTTACATCCATTCTTATGGTTGTCTTGGCAATTAGAGCACAAAATAAAGCTAGTGAACACATCACAAGTGTACTAATTTTATgtggtttttccttttccaattcATAATTTGCCATGCTCGGATAGTTTGCATACTGTAATGTTTCAGCAGCATTGTATCTCTTCATTCTagattttttgttgtgtttgtttgAATTAATAAGGGGCATTTCTGGGATGGTGCACACACCCTAGGTTTGCATTGCAGTTCGTAgtccgaaaaaaaaaatgaaagaaaaaggacACCAATGACGAAAGTTATGAGCTTAACTTGAGCGTAAAGCATGCCTTTTTCTACTATACTAGAGTATCCAAGATTTTGAAGGGTGAAAAGGGATATCTTCCAATTTTCTTCTTAGTGGCGCTGCAAGGGATGCCTAATAAAACAATTTGCTGCAAACTGCAGACAATATAACCGTTGCTTGACACATGCACCCAACCTAGATCTGTTGTGCGCATCACGGACCTACAGCTGGCCGCACGTGTGGCTACTCTGGTGGCCTGACAGTGACCGGAAAGAGTGCACGGGGATTGTCTTTGACATAGGAACCCAGTTTGGTGCTCGGATTTTTTCTTCGAGTAGTTCTGGGTATCTGTAAATGAATCAGTGCTTCGGAAGTTCCAAGGCAGCTTGGGCCGATCCAACATTGCTGACGGGGGGTTGGCCGGAGTTCTTTCCTGTGGCGTCGTGATCGTCGGAGGGAGTAGTACAACGTATTAGTCATTCTTATACTAAGATTCCCGTGTCGGTTATCTCTGATCAGAAATTGCGGAATTGAGGGGCAGTTTTCTGATTGGGCACCACCCAGTTGCAGTATCCGACGACTCTATATCTCTCGACCCTCATCAGTCGGTTGAACCTGCTTTGTGATGGGATATGGGATGTTATGTTGAATGAGGAAGTAGTGAGATTGGTTTGACGTGAGCTAAGCCGTCACGATGATCCAAATCAGTGTCCCATAGAACTTGTCAATGAAGCAATGCGACTTAATACAAGTGACCACCTCACTGCCATTGTACGCAGTGTCCTTCACTTCTCCTGTTTGTGGCGAGTCTTCTACTCAAAAGCCTAGGTTGAGATGCTGCAGCCTTTCTGTGGAGGCTAGGAATAGGTTGAGGAGCTTGCTAGAAGGCAAGTGAAATGTAATTGCAAAGCCATTTCCTGATCTTACACGAAATGGATTGGAGTGGAGTCGGTTTTCTTATTTTGGCAAGAAATTCATAAACCATCTATGTTAGAAAGTGTAGTTCTAGTCCCGATCTTACGCAAAATGATCCAACTATCCAATACCATATCAACCTTTTAATGAGGTGCTCAGCCTCTGGACAACAAGGCTAGGTTCTTAACtcttaggagagagaaaaaattgatttctcCATTGTAGAAATAGAGTTATCTAACCATAGGAGATTCCAAAAACATTGTTTGTCTAAAATATTGTAGTTAGGTGTGTAGAGAAATTCgatgaagaagaaaaaccaACCTAATGCGCGGAGGTGTCTCTTTGTTCTATAATTAGACGCTCAACCTTCACCCCCACAGGGATTTCTACCATTGAAGGCAAAGTCACTAAGGCATCGGAAAAGTTTATATTTTCCCTTGGTAAGAAGTGAAAGTCAATCTTCTTACGGGACTAAGGTCTCAAGACAAGCGTGGTACGGGAGTCACTTTTCATCCCTAGTCTTCTACTTCCCTTGGATTTGGGATCTATCAAAGCCGAATCGCCATCAAGAAAAAGAGCAGCAACATATGTAGAGCCATAGCTAGCAGCACCAAGAGCAGCATACCCAACTTACCCACCATCATAATGGTAGTTACCAATCAATTAATCCCAATGCAGAGATGTTATTGAAGACTGACACATGCTTACAATCACTCTAACGTAAATATCATGCCTCAGATATGGGTAATAGAAGCATATTACAAATTATCGAGGTCGACAATTTATGTAACATCATAACTCTCTGGATGATAAAGAGATCATTGACTATTATTTCTTCATTATAAGGAGTCTTTCTTCTCCATATGGAGTTATTTCTTTGATTCTTGTTTATAGGATTTGATTTTAGCATAGTCGACTCCCACATAGTTAATACGACGCCCCGTTTGTTTTGGAAACTCTTATGCTATATGTGAACCTAGTTCCAATGTTTgaccaacaaaaaacaaagggattgttatggaaaagaaagaaaaagaagaaaaaagcaaaataatgttttaaacCCGGAAAGCTTTCCCCTTACATTTTCCCCACACTATTCTCACATTTTATTGTCAAATTATTTAATAGTTCGGGAGCACCGCCAAGTGATACTCTGGACCACTCCACAACCTCACATTTTTGTTTATAGACCTCACATAAATATGTGCTTCAAGCGTGGTTCGGAGACCTACTGAATTATTACTCCATTCCGGAcgactgaataattactccattttctttaacaattttctcttctctacccttctctgttctttttttttcttttttttttttgtagttcgGAAATGTACTTCTCTGCCCTTCATTTTTCCACACGTTCCAAGGAGACCGAAAATGGCATAAACATGTGTATTACTATTGCGAGATAAGATATGGGAGGTAAGTACAATTCCATAAAAATCGACACCGGTCAATGCAATCGTAAACAATCTCAGGGGGCTGTCACTGTGATTAACGCTAAGTTCGGTAGACGTAAAA
This DNA window, taken from Rhododendron vialii isolate Sample 1 chromosome 8a, ASM3025357v1, encodes the following:
- the LOC131335637 gene encoding organellar oligopeptidase A, chloroplastic/mitochondrial-like; amino-acid sequence: MSTAAADSPLLNDFYFPPFDAIQADHVRPGIRALLKNLERELVELERTVEPTWPKLVEPLEKITDRLAVVWGAVNHLKAVKDTPELRSAIEEVQPEKVEFELKLGQSKPLYNAFKDIKESSNWDALSEAQKRIVESQIKQAILNGVSLEDDKRDQFNKIEQELARLSQKFEENVLDATKKFEKLIVDKQEVEGLPATALGMAAQTALSKGHENATAENGPWLITLDAPSFMAVMQHARNRALREEVYRAYVSRASSGDLDNTSIIDQILKLRLEKAKLLGYENYAEVSMATKMATVDKAEELLEKLRSASWNAAVQDMEDIKQFCQTQAAPEANDLNHWDINFWSERLRESRYDINEEELRPYFSLPKVMDGLFSLAKMLFGIVVEPADGLASVWNKDVKFYSVKDSSGSPIAYFYFDPFSRPSEKRGGAWMDEVVARSRVFSRDGASPRLPIAHMVCNQMPPVGDKPSLMTFREVETVFHEFGHALQHMLTKQDEGLVAGIRGIEWDAVELPSQFMENWCYHRDTLMSIAKHYETGETLPEDVYRKLLAARTFRAGSLSLRQLRFACVDLELHSKYVPCGSESIYDVDQRVSKRTQLIPPLQEDRFLCSFSHIFAGGYAAGYYSYKWAEVLSADAFSAFEDAGLNDEKAVRETGHRFRETILALGGGKAPLEVFVKFRGREPSPEALLRHNGLLPVSTSA